The window CCTGAGCGTCGGCCAGCGACTTGTACGCGGGCAGGCCCTCCCACTCGGTCAGCGCCGGATTCACCGGCAACACCCGAAGACCGCTCGCCACCAGGTACTTCGCCACGCCGTGACTGGGCCGTGCCGGATCGGCGCTGAGGCCGACCACGGCGACGGTCCGGGATTCGTGGACCAGTCGCTCGATGACCGTGAGGTCCTGCCATATCGGATCAATCCCAGTGCGGTGCACGGGCCCAGTGTGCCCGTTTCCGGGGCCGAACGGCGTACTCTTCACGCCCGTGAGTCTTCGCAGGCGGGTGGCCGACCTTGTGTACGGCCTCTACGAGAAGCGTCTCCTCCAGCAAGCAGGCGGTGAGATCCCCCGCCATGTCGGCGTGATGCTCGACGGCAACCGGCGCT is drawn from Actinokineospora alba and contains these coding sequences:
- a CDS encoding CoA-binding protein translates to MHRTGIDPIWQDLTVIERLVHESRTVAVVGLSADPARPSHGVAKYLVASGLRVLPVNPALTEWEGLPAYKSLADAQADIDVPIDIVDVFRRPEHAPGVAEEAVAVGAGALWLQIGVISEQAARIAADGGLDVVMDRCLKVEHREVVGWS